The Meles meles chromosome 6, mMelMel3.1 paternal haplotype, whole genome shotgun sequence DNA segment GTCCTCATCAAAGACGGAAAGATATTTTACACAGAACTCCAGCTAATAACTgagaaaaaatactaaaattataaaactcctttCTTCAACTCATAAAATTACTGACTCAAGGAGCAAATATTAATGAATACTAAAATAATTAGGTAAAAGATAAGGAAATCTACAATGAAGGTATCCAAACATCCCCACCTAAACTCACTGATCTTGTTTAGTATCATTAAAACTGAGACAATCTGgggtaatgggggggggggctcagtcagttaagcagctgccttcagcttgggtcatgatcccaggatcctgggatcgagcaccgagctgggggagagggggaagccgggcagggggctccctgctcagcaaggagcctgcttctccctctgcctgctgctccctgcctGTGTGCTTTCTTGcactctctctattaaataaataaataaaatcttcaaaaaaaacaaacaaacaaaccaaaaaacccaagaCAATCAAGGACTCTGTGCCTCCCTGAAGTCATGAAATATGAAGAAAGTGATATTCCCTCCACAAAACTGCCTATTTCTAGTCTTTATTGCCAATTTCTGGTCAACAGATAAAATACCGGGTACTGAAGAACTAATTCATTGCATAAGGAAGCATCAGTCAAACCCATAATCATCCTGGAAAATTCTCAGGATGCATGAACCAGTTTCTTCGACATCAGTGCTATGTAAAACAAAATGGGGTCTGGTGGGATGGAGTGGGAAGTGGTACTGCTCCAGACTGAGAaattcaaaagacaaaaacaaatgctAACATGTGGTCCATGTTTGAATCCTGATTCAAAACAAGCCCAACTATAAAAAGATCATTTTTGACGTGAAAGGAAAACTTGTGTACGGACTTGTATTAGATAACATTAAGGAACTGCTCATTTTGTTGGATGTCACAATGACATCATAGTTAAATAAAAGCTTAAGGCCAAGAAGAAACAGTCTGTCTGTGCTGACAACATCCAAATAAAGTGGCTGGGAATGCAGGAAGGGCTGCCCTCCAGCCCCTGCAGGGAGGGTATCCAGTGCACGGGGAGAAGCCAGAAGGCCTGCGTGTGCTCCCCCGCGGTCCCTGCCCCTACTAGAGTGAAGCCCCGCCCCGCTCCATCCGTCTACCCTCTTCTCCGCACATGGCCAGAAGCCGGGGTACTGTCTCAGGAAACTCAAGTCCACCAGCCAGCAAGGTCAGGTTTCGACCCCAGACCTCAAACAGTGCCCTTTCCCTGAGACCATGTTTTTTGGCAGGGGACTTTGTGGGGGATGGTGCTGGGCTGAGGGAAGCCTGCCAGCCTTCTTGggtcccctctccctttcttgtcTGGGGGTCCAGCTCCTGCTAGAGGAGAAGATGCACGACGGGAGAGGTGTCAGCTGGGGCCTACACCCCAACCTCCGAGGGCTCGGATTTTAGAAGGCAGGTGAGAAACAGTGGAAAAGCACCGAGCATCAGACCTCTGCTGGCAACGGTTCTGATCACATGACCTAGAAGCAGCAGTCCGCTATGCGGGACAGCTATGTGGGGACAACAAGAAGACTGAAGCCGCAGAACAAAGGGCCGGGGGCCGCCAACGCCATGACTCATCAGAAGCACAGGGCAAACTGAGGAGAGGGCAAAGGTGGGGGGACAGGGAGCCCAGCCACCTCGCAGAAGGACCACAGACCACCAACTCCATCTCATGTCTCCGCTCCCACActccccagctctgctcctcAGGCGCACACTGCGCTTTCCCGCACCTCCGTGCCTTGTACCCagacaccctccccccccccaacatttcCTGCACGTCCAACTCAAATGTCCCAGCCACAAGGCACTTGCCCCCTGCCCCGAGTCACAGTGAGGTAGTCCCTCTAAGGAACCTCTGGGCATCCACGTCTACAAGCCTTTTAGCCCCTAACTTCATCGGCCTCAACCTGCAGCAGGCGGGCAGTGAGCCCTGTCCCTGCCCAGCTACGTGGGCCCCGGAGGAGCAGTGCGACTCCCCGCAGCACCCCTGGGCCCGACAAGGGAGCCTCCCTCCAGCCCGAGCGCACTGGGGACACTTGCGCAAGGCTCCTCTGCCACAGACAGGCACACGCAGGCCCCTGCCGAACTAAAGGAAAGAGCGGCTTTGCTTTCCTCCCAGGCCTCCGCAGCCCTGGCTTAGGGAGGTGCAGGGAGGGGCGGGCTTGGCTGGGTCCTGGAGAGAGTCacctggaggaggaagcagagaggcttCTGCAGGCATGTCTGGGGGCCTACTTTCATGGGACCTGGCCAGGACAGACAGCCCCCGAGCAGAGGGTGCCAAAGGGTATTCTCGGCACAGACTgtcttcagaaaaacaaaaaccaagcgcACCAGCTGAGCCAAAAATTGGAACAAGCAGATGAGCGGGGCTGCCTTCCTAGAGTGGTGCGAACACGGACCGAAGAGGGCCCCAAAGCCTGGGCCACAGCCGGTCTGCTCTCCTTCCTCAGCCCTGCCTCGGCCCACCAGCAGTCTCCCCAACACAGAACAGCTCCGTCCGCACCCCGTTCTGAGAGCAGAGACTGAGGAGCAGGGCGGTGATGCCCTACCTCTGTCCTCCAAGGTCTCGGGTGTGTGCAAAGCCCGGGCTGACACCTCCCAGAGACCGGTCACAGCGGGACCGAGGCCCTCGCCAGCCCAGGAGCCTGGGAGCTGAGCCCGACGTGGGGCGTGGCCACAGACCCAGCTGGTGAATGTTCAGTGTCCCCGGAGCTGGGGACAGGACCCTCTCCCCAGTAAACACCAAGTACTCTGCATTACGGAGGGTCACTAACCATCAAGCCGGCGTCTTCTTCTAAGACTCCTAAGATGCCACCAGCGCCCCCGCCTCAGGGAGCTTTTCTCCATGCCCAATCATGGAGCTCGCGAAAACCAGGGGGCTGACAGCCATCGCAGGGAGGGTCTGCTTACCAGCCCCTCGCTCTCCTCCGTCGTCCTCTGGAAATGGGCAGCCATAGCCATGTAGTCGCGTATCTGCCTGTGGCATTCGAGACACTTGACTCCGTGCCGGATGAGCCTCACGGGGTCCGGGTAGAGCGGCAAAGCTGGCAGGGTCGGGCTGGCAGCGCCCGGGGGGAGGCCAGGTTTGGGGGAGGCCGGGGGCGCCGGGGCGGCGGGGGCCGGGGCGCTGGCGGGGGCCGCCGCGAACATCTGGTCCGCGGAGATGGGCTTGACGAGCAGCTGCGAGCACTGCATGACCAGCCCCTTGCTCTTGTGGCCGCGGGCGTGCCGCAGCAGGCTGCATTTGTTGAAGAAGAGGAGCGTCTGCGAGCACAGCGTGCACAGCACCTCGATGTGCACGCTCCGCCGGCCGTAGTGCTGGCTCAGGCTCTTCTCTAAGGCAAACGCGTCCCCGCACTCCAGGCAGCAGTAGCCACTGGCCGGCACGTGGATCCTGCTGTCCGCGGGGGGGCTGAGATTTGGCGCGTACAGGGGCACGGGGTTGGAGCTGTGGAGGACCCTGTTGAAGGCCTCCACCACCAGCGGGGCGGCCTTCTTCACCTGGTGGACCAGGGGCACCGACATCTGGGGGAGCTGCGGCTCACTCCGCCGCTGCGCCGAGCTCTTGGCCGTCACGGACGCGGCCACACTGTGGGGGACGAGGTTCAGGTTGGCCAGGTGCACGGCCTTGGGCAGGAGGCTGGCAGGGGCCGGGGCAGAGGCCTGCAGCACCGcgctctgctgctgcttcttgccGGGCTGCGCGCCGGGGGCAGCCCCCTTGGGGACCCGGGACCCCGAACTGCCGCACGGAGACGCAGACTCGCTGGCCTTCGCTGTGCTCTCGTCCCCTTTCTTGTCACCCTGGGGGCTCCCGGAATGCGTGCCCCCCTCCGGAGAGTGTGCCACTGCCGGCAAGGCAGTGACCTCGTCCTCTGGCACCTCGCTCGGGGCCTCGGCGACGGCACTCCCTAGAGGCGACCCAACGGGGGACTTACTGGGATCGTCGGGGTCCGGCAGGATCCTCGTGACGGTCCGTTTGATTTCCCCCGATGACGTCTTAATGGTTTTGATTCGGACTTTGGGAATCGCTGGCGGGGAGCTGGCGGCCACTGAAGGGGAGCCTTTGCTGCTGCTGTCACTGCAGATGCTCCGAGGGCTGTCTGATGGCTTGATACTCTTTCTAGTGGCCTCCAGAGGGCTCCGGGGGCTCTTTGGTGACTTGGGCATTTTGGGGCTACCTTTGGAGCCCTCTTTCGTGGGCCCTGAGGGATCCTTGGCGTGGCCAGGCTGCTCCTCCTTGGTGACACTAGCCACCCTTTTGGCCTGCAGGGCCACCAAGGCTGCAACGCAAGAGGAGAGCTTGGAGTGGGCTGGCTTCAGACGCTGCCTCGGGGGGACTGACGAGCAGGTGCCAAGTTCCAGGGCAAGCCCCTTGGGCTCTCCAATACTGTTGCTGGGGTGGCTGTTGAATTCCAAAGCTTCCCCAAAGAACCGACTGGCGTCCAGCTCCTTGGGAGGCTCCCCCGCCTTCTGCCCTCCTCGCTCGCGCTCCTGTTGACCCCCCAAGGGCAGAGGCTCCGGCTTGGGCTCCTTCTTACAGAAGTGATCAAACATATGGAGCTCTGGGACTGGAAACTTAGCCAGCGCCTCCAGGACTGGGCCCCCCACAGGCCCACACCcaggagggggtggaaaataaccGTCAGAGTGCTTGGGCTTCATTCCAAACCCATTATCTTTGATGGCATCCTCGGGTTCTGGGCTGGAGATCGGACTGAACTGGTTAAAGGTTGGTAATGGCTCTGACTTGGAAGGTTCTAGCTTGCTGGGGAAACCCCTGGCACTGTCTCCATTCATGAAAGTGGAATCAAACTTCCCACAGTTGTGGCCCAGGTTGTGGGGATCTGGAGGCAGGTCCGAGCCCCGGAATCCATTGTGGAGGAGGCTGGGAGCAATGTGGTCTTTCTCCGCTTCAAACGATTCCTGGCGGCTGGTGTTCTTGACAATGACGCTCACGGCCGGCACGTCGGAGGATGATCCTGAGTGAGACAAGGACACACTCTCATCCATGCACATGCCTGGAGGTTTGAGGGGACTTTCATTCTCCTCACTGGGGGTCTGGATGGCCTCCTTGGCATCAAGGCTGGTGGGATCTGGGATGTCAAAGGCAGCCAGAAGGTCATCAAAATCTGGAGTTTTCATATCCCCCATGGCTGGATGCTGGCAAGGGCTAcaacagaaacagaacagaatCAGTGATCCCCAGGATCCCACTGGACTCCGTCCAGCATCATGTCCACCACActaacacacatgcacacggcCAGCATGCACACGCATGACCCCAGACTCTGGGAAGACACACACCTGACTTTTACTCCAACAGGTTTCCGGAATGCTGGGcgtcctgggggtggggtggaaagaGAGGTTTATAGAGCAGGGACAGGCCTGCCTGGCCAGGCCTAAACATCAGCACCTGGAAGTCCCTGGCTGGCCACAAGGCCAGAGAGCGAGCACACTCCATCACCCTGCCTCAGTGCCTCAGGGACTAGCCGCACTCCCTGACCACGCGCACTAGCAAAGCCCAAGCCCtgagaccttaaaaaaaaaaaaaaataagcgcAGCTCAGCACctcttttctttggaaaacttCTGATTCATAGATGAGATGTGGCTATGACTTCTGTTAATTTAACTCCTAATATTTTATCATTCACTTTGTAATTTTGGCTTTTTTGCTGGATGAATTCAATCAAATCCAAGATGATTTGCTATTACCAGGATTGACGCTGCCCCACAAACTCACTCCAGCAAATTACATCATATcctaggccttttttttttctagtcagtGTCTGCTTGGTTCCTTTGTTTTCACCCAAAACTCTTACTGGCTGATGAATAGATCCTAGATGTGAGGGGCAGAGCGACTCTCTAAGCCCCACATGGTTATCAAATGGTCCAGGGAACAGTGTCAGGGAAGCCCcaaatttcattttaacttaatagacaaagaaaagcaaagccagcTGTTTCCTTCATGCTCTGGAGGAGGAGAACCACAGCACtactgagagagaggagagccaaGGTCCTAGCAAGAGGCCTTGTGTCAGGAAACTACTGCAGAGCTCAGTTCGCTGGCTCCAGCCtgctggagagaggaggaaaccccccacctcccttgttCAGCCCCGAATCCTGCACCTGCGTCGGCATCCCAGAGCCGCACAGGCTCGTGTTATTTCCTGCCCTGTGCTTACCCTGAACACAGAACGACCCGACTCACTCCCAGAAAGCAGTGCAGTGGCTACACAGAACCAGCCACGTGACGAACCCTCGGGTCCAGGAACCCCAAGGCCAATGTTCTTATCCTAAGAACAAAAATCCCTGAAAGCTACACACAAAAGTATACAGCGTTactaaaacaacacaaaagagacaaacacacacaaagaatctAAATGTCCAAGAATATGGAACGATTAAAGAATTGATAgactattatgcagccattaaaaatccTAATGATGACATTTACACGGCAACATGGAAAATCACTTAGAGTGCtaaggcgcctggctggctctttTGGGACAGCATGCAACTCTGACCTCAGGCTgttgagttccagccccatgctggAGGCAGAGTTTactacaaataaaaaatctttttttataatttcctttctttaaaaagattttatatacttatttgacagagagacagagagagagatcacaagtaggcagagaggcaggcagagagaggggggaaacaggctccccactgagcagagagcccgatgtggggctcgatcccaggaccccgagatcatgacctgagccgaaggcagacgcttaaccgacggcGCCAACCAAgcacccccaaaattaaaaatcttaaaaaaaaaaatttcacttatagtgtttagttttaaaaaaaagaaactaataccAAAAAACATTGTCAGACCAGAACAATGTAAAACTAAGTATGTATTTGAGCCAAgagtaaaagaaaaggaaaaggaattgtgCAGGGAGGTGGGACTACTGGTGGGTTATTTTTCAGGACTCTTTGTGCTGACAGattgcttttataattttaagaggGGTAAGTAAGGGGGGGACCCACTTAGAACCACAGGGGAGAGGTATCTGggggctcggttggttgagcatttgactcttgatttcggctccagtcacgatctcaggggcctgggacccagtcatgctcagcggggagtctgcctgagagtctctctccctctcctcagcccctCTACCCCCACTCACagttctcgctctctcaaataagtaaatctttaaaaatttaaaaaaaaaaaaaaaaaaaaagacccacaggggagcagatgGCATAGCGCAGGTGTGTCTGTTACCAGCCCCTGGGATCAACAGGTTCGCAGGTTCGGTTTCTTGCCCCCCCCTTCCAACCCCCAACAAAACACATCTGCCTGCTTAAGAGTTCCCACAGAGAATGGAAAACACCCACCACTGGGAATATATCTGATTATGGTAGGTGATAATACAGTGAAATACCAATTATCTGAACTAAATACGACAGGCAGCATCTCACTCTGAAATGAGATGGAAAGCTCCTGGACACAAATGACTGTCTCCTGGAAACAGGAGCCCGTCAGCACTGATGACCGGGAGGGCACTAACATCCCCAAATGGGCTGATCCAAATTACAGGACGTGCCTCTGTGATATTTGCTGTGTAcgcttctttctttccctcttcctcccccccttttttttacaatcgggggggggggagattgagggagaagggcagaatgGGTTGGTATTTTCAAGGAGCTGCAGAAAGCTggtgagggaggagaggcagtAGCTGAGTGGTGAGAGCCAGGGTTAGCTGGGAGCCTACTGCTGCCTACCGGGAAGTCACAGGGGCCGCAGGCAGAGAGGTCTGACAGCAGAAGAAAGTGATGCTCTCCAAGAGGACGATCTCAGGGACTGGCGGAGAACggccagagggaagggaagggatctTCTGCTAGGAAGCTCAGAACAGGGAAAAGCTCTGGCGTTTCAACACTGGCAGCAGGAAAACCCTTTCTAACCTTTGGATCTTAAATACCAAAGCTGACAGTTTTAAAAGCCAAAGATCAAGTCCTGTTTTCTATTTACTCATCATAGGGAAAACCAAAAACAGCCACGATCAACAGCACTGAACAAGGGACTCATGGTGTAcctgtttgcatttctttaaacCTTCTTCCAAAGTAAGTATCACATTGTTTATaagtagaaaagagaaattaatcaAAATGTACCGttataaaagcaaagaaagaaactgcacAGAAAAAGACCCCCAATAAAAAGTTGTAGTCACCAAAAACCTGCCAGTACGAAGTTAAAAGGCAAAGAGCAGCATACCGACAGGAATTATCTGCGACGTGACGGTGACTCCCATTAATGTCTTTACTATAGAGAAGGCCATGAAGTAAGTAAAAGATAAGCAGCCCActaggaaaatgaacaaaaatggtgAGCACacaatcagaaaaagaaacacaagtggACAGTGAATACATTAAAAAGTTGCTACCTCACAAggaattagagaaatacaaattaaaatactgagaagcctgggatgcctgggtggttcagtcattaagcatctgcctttggctcaggtcatgatcacggggtcctgggattgagcccctgcatcaggctccctgcttgatggggagcctgcttctccctctcccactccccctgcttgtgttccctctctgtgtctctctcggtcacataaataaataaagtctttaaaaaaataaaaaataataataatgagaagcCATTTGGGGCTTACTAAATTGACCAaggttttcaaaaaataattcctggggcacctggtcctaggatcgagccccacatcaggctccttgctcagcaccgagtctgcctctccctctgcctgccgctccccctgcttgcactcacACGCTtgcttctctcattctcttgtgctctctctgaaatacataaataaaatattttaaaaataataagaattccTGGGATTGGCACAGATGTGGCAAAgtaagcattttctttctttctttctttcttttttaagtaggctccaagcatggagcccaaggcagggctcaaactcacaactctcagatcaagaccagagctgagatcaagagtcagatgcttaaccgactgagccagccaggcgcccctgctaagTAAGCATTCTAAAGACGGTATAATTTGATAAACCCTGTCTTAAGAGTAATTTAGCAATGCATACATAaggcccaacaattccacttccagaaattTATCCCAAGGAAATAAAGACTCACATGACAAAGAATCACTGGGGAATTatttataacaaaattatttcataacAAAAAATGAGCCACAACCAAAGTTCCAACAAGAGAGAATTGGTtcaataaattatagtatattaacacaatgaaatactagaCATCATTATAGCACAAGAATTACAGCTATGCTCCTGATgcaaagtgtgtgtggggggggataCTGTAGTGCATATACAGTACaattctatttaaaacaaaagatttttaGGGGGGTGGTAAGGGGACGgctgagcccggtggtgggtactaagaagagcacatattgcatggaaccctaggtgtggtgcataaacaatgaattttggaacactgaaaaaaaaattaaattaaattaaaagcaaacaaatttaaaaaacaaaagattttcaTTATATACTGCGTTTATGAAAAGGGCTAGAGGAACACTCTAAAATCTTAGAAGTCTCTCAACAgatgagattattttctttcttttatctgcATTTTCAAACTATCAAACTGTTTCAAGTTGTACTGCTTGTGTAATTTtattaaactgtatttttaacagacaaaaagaagaaggaattagGAAGGCCAAAAACATGTGAGAAGCTTTTTACCAAGGACTCCAAACACCACTACCTGTAAGACTCTGAAAGCATACCCCGTGCGCCTCAGCAGGAGACCGCGGGCTGGAAAACCAGTGCCCTAACGTAACTGACATACGACATGCAGTCCAGGTGCAAGGCTCGGGCATGCCAGTGTCTGTGACCTGCTGCAGGCTGGAAAGAGCAAACCTCACACAGTGCTGCCCATTTTGCCAGGGGACAGTGCCCGGGACCAGAGCCTGGGTCTGGCCTCTGCCCCGTGTCCATGAAGACCAGCCTAGAAAGCCGGCCCCGGGGAAGCACCAGAGCAGACAAGGTCCGGGCACGTTAAGCCCAGCAAGTGAGCTGGGGGGGCCTTGTCGCCAGGCAAGGC contains these protein-coding regions:
- the ZNF592 gene encoding zinc finger protein 592, giving the protein MGDMKTPDFDDLLAAFDIPDPTSLDAKEAIQTPSEENESPLKPPGMCMDESVSLSHSGSSSDVPAVSVIVKNTSRQESFEAEKDHIAPSLLHNGFRGSDLPPDPHNLGHNCGKFDSTFMNGDSARGFPSKLEPSKSEPLPTFNQFSPISSPEPEDAIKDNGFGMKPKHSDGYFPPPPGCGPVGGPVLEALAKFPVPELHMFDHFCKKEPKPEPLPLGGQQERERGGQKAGEPPKELDASRFFGEALEFNSHPSNSIGEPKGLALELGTCSSVPPRQRLKPAHSKLSSCVAALVALQAKRVASVTKEEQPGHAKDPSGPTKEGSKGSPKMPKSPKSPRSPLEATRKSIKPSDSPRSICSDSSSKGSPSVAASSPPAIPKVRIKTIKTSSGEIKRTVTRILPDPDDPSKSPVGSPLGSAVAEAPSEVPEDEVTALPAVAHSPEGGTHSGSPQGDKKGDESTAKASESASPCGSSGSRVPKGAAPGAQPGKKQQQSAVLQASAPAPASLLPKAVHLANLNLVPHSVAASVTAKSSAQRRSEPQLPQMSVPLVHQVKKAAPLVVEAFNRVLHSSNPVPLYAPNLSPPADSRIHVPASGYCCLECGDAFALEKSLSQHYGRRSVHIEVLCTLCSQTLLFFNKCSLLRHARGHKSKGLVMQCSQLLVKPISADQMFAAAPASAPAPAAPAPPASPKPGLPPGAASPTLPALPLYPDPVRLIRHGVKCLECHRQIRDYMAMAAHFQRTTEESEGLTCQVCQMLLPNQCSFCAHQRIHAHKSPYCCPECGALCRSAYFQTHVKENCLHYARKVGYRCVHCGVVHLTLALLKSHIQERHCQVFHKCAFCPMAFKTASSTADHSAAQHPTQPPRPSQLIYKCSCEMVFNKKRHIQQHFYQNASKTQVGVFKCPECPLLFLQKPELMQHVKSTHGVPRNVDELSSLQSSSDTSSSRPGSRVPTEPPATGVAARGSSLPPSRWGRPEAHRRAEARPRLRNTGWTCQECQEWVPDRENYVSHMKRSHGRALKRYPCRQCEQSFHTPNSLRKHIRNNHDTVKKVYTCGYCAEDSPSFPRPSLLESHISLMHGIRNPDLSQTSKVRPPGGHSPQVSHLKRPGSGAGDAPGTSNGAAVSSTKRHKSLFQCAKCSFATDSGLEFQSHIPQHQADSSTAQCLLCGLCYTSASSLSRHLFIVHKVRDQEEEEEAAEPEEGSGEEVSMETRENGLEECAGEPLLGHPEARSRGPASEEDGAPDAQSPAQASQDQDSPAPSPQV